From the genome of Ananas comosus cultivar F153 linkage group 18, ASM154086v1, whole genome shotgun sequence, one region includes:
- the LOC109723933 gene encoding probable pectinesterase/pectinesterase inhibitor 21: protein MGNKKYAVIGGSAVLLVAVVASVAVVVTHRSGGGSSNAKSEPHMTTSVKAIKEFCRPTDYQQTSPTELAKAIFKVTTERVQQAFNHSETLAELAHDKRTSGALQNCRELLEYAVEDLKTSFDQLGGFEMSNFQRAVDDLKTWLSAVLTYQDTCLDGFENTTTDAAQSMSKALKSASELTANILAIVDEFSNTIGSMNIPFMSRRLLEADGEGEAAVPEWVSAGKRRLLQAGPLQLKPNVTVAQDGSGDFKTITEALATVPKKSEEAFVIYVKEGVYSEYVTVDRDLTNVVMYGDGPTKTRVTGNRNFRQNITTKDTATFTVVGNGFFARDLGFENSAGAENHQAVALRVQSDLSVFYQCQFDGYQDTLYTHAYRQFYRDCTVTGTIDFIFGNAQVVLQNCLILVRRPLDNQQNIVTAQGRKEKRSAGGIILHNCTVTADPSFEPVKARIPTYLGRPWKEYSRTFYIQCQLDDLINPVGWLPWLGDYGLRTCFYTEVDNRGPGSDTSARATWKGVKKVSYEHAQKFTVEHFLQGHRWIPRTGVPYIPGLLPQSQPTRTH from the exons atGGGGAATAAGAAGTACGCCGTGATCGGCGGCTCCGCCGTCCTCCTCGTGGCCGTCGTGGCCTCGGTCGCCGTCGTTGTCACGcaccgcagcggcggcggcagtaGCAATGCGAAGTCGGAGCCGCACATGACGACGTCGGTGAAGGCGATCAAGGAGTTTTGTAGGCCGACCGACTACCAGCAGACGAGCCCCACCGAGCTCGCCAAG GCGATCTTTAAGGTGACGACGGAGCGCGTGCAGCAGGCGTTCAACCACTCGGAGACGCTGGCTGAGCTCGCGCACGACAAGAGAACGTCGGGGGCGCTCCAGAACTGCCGGGAGCTCCTCGAGTACGCGGTGGAGGACCTGAAGACGTCCTTCGACCAGCTCGGCGGCTTCGAGATGTCCAACTTCCAGCGGGCCGTCGACGACCTCAAGACGTGGCTGTCGGCCGTGCTGACCTACCAGGACACCTGCCTCGACGGCTTCGAGAACACCACCACCGACGCGGCGCAGTCGATGAGCAAGGCGCTGAAGAGCGCCTCCGAGCTCACCGCGAACATCCTCGCGATCGTCGACGAGTTCTCGAACACCATCGGCAGCATGAACATCCCCTTCATGAGCCGGCGGCTGCTCGAGGCcgacggcgagggcgaggcggccGTTCCGGAGTGGGTCTCGGCCGGGAAGAGGCGGCTGCTGCAGGCGGGGCCGCTGCAGCTGAAGCCGAACGTGACGGTGGCGCAGGACGGCTCCGGCGACTTCAAGACGATCACGGAGGCGCTCGCGACGGTGCCGAAGAAGAGCGAGGAGGCGTTCGTGATCTACGTGAAGGAAGGGGTGTACAGCGAGTACGTCACGGTCGACCGGGACTTGACGAACGTCGTCATGTACGGTGACGGCCCCACGAAGACGCGGGTCACCGGAAACCGCAACTTCCGGCAGAACATCACCACCAAGGACACCGCCACCTTCA CCGTGGTGGGCAACGGGTTCTTCGCCCGCGACCTGGGGTTCGAGAACTCGGCGGGCGCGGAGAACCACCAGGCGGTGGCGCTGCGGGTGCAGAGCGACCTGTCGGTGTTCTACCAGTGCCAGTTCGACGGCTACCAGGACACGCTCTACACGCACGCCTACCGCCAGTTCTACCGCGACTGCACCGTCACGGGCACGATCGACTTCATCTTCGGCAACGCGCAGGTGGTGCTCCAGAACTGCCTCATCCTCGTCCGCCGCCCGCTCGACAACCAGCAGAACATCGTCACCGCGCAGGGCCGCAAGGAGAAGCGCTCCGCGGGGGGGATCATCCTGCACAACTGCACCGTCACCGCCGACCCCAGCTTCGAGCCCGTCAAGGCCCGGATCCCGACGTACCTCGGCCGGCCGTGGAAGGAGTATTCCAGGACCTTCTACATCCAGTGCCAGCTGGACGACCTCATCAACCCCGTGGGCTGGCTGCCGTGGCTCGGGGACTACGGGCTGCGCACCTGCTTCTACACCGAGGTGGACAACAGGGGCCCAGGCTCCGACACCAGCGCGCGCGCCACGTGGAAGGGGGTCAAGAAGGTGAGCTACGAGCACGCGCAGAAGTTCACCGTCGAGCACTTCCTGCAAGGCCACCGCTGGATCCCCAGGACCGGGGTGCCCTACATCCCCGGCCTGCTGCCCCAGTCCCAGCCCACCCGGACCCActaa